From bacterium, a single genomic window includes:
- the hypB gene encoding hydrogenase nickel incorporation protein HypB, with protein MNERIPVEKKILSENDRLAAEIRSALQQRRIPALNLVSSPGSGKTSLLEVTLKALDRRFSIGLIAGDVQTENDAQRLRAAGGAQVQAIVTNGACHLDARMVGRALAGMNLDQMDLLVIENVGNLVCPSSYDLGEDMKIVLISTTEGDDKPLKYPAMFRRAAMMIVNKTDLLGLSDFSLEQVEKNAQSINPELQILSLSCRTGSGVDGWLTWLTDLILERRQPSAE; from the coding sequence ATGAATGAACGGATTCCGGTGGAAAAAAAGATCCTCTCTGAAAATGATCGTCTGGCGGCTGAAATCCGCAGCGCCTTGCAGCAGCGCCGCATTCCTGCGCTCAACCTGGTCAGCTCTCCGGGATCCGGCAAGACCAGCCTGCTTGAGGTCACTCTAAAAGCTCTTGACCGCCGGTTTTCAATCGGTCTGATCGCCGGCGATGTGCAGACGGAAAACGATGCACAGCGTCTGCGGGCGGCAGGCGGAGCTCAGGTGCAGGCCATCGTCACCAACGGCGCCTGTCATCTGGACGCGCGTATGGTGGGTCGCGCTCTGGCCGGCATGAACTTGGATCAGATGGATCTACTGGTCATTGAAAATGTCGGCAATCTGGTCTGCCCATCCAGCTATGATCTCGGCGAGGATATGAAAATCGTACTGATCAGCACCACGGAGGGGGATGACAAGCCGCTCAAATACCCCGCGATGTTCCGCCGCGCGGCCATGATGATCGTCAATAAAACCGATCTGCTCGGTCTTTCCGATTTCAGTCTCGAGCAGGTGGAGAAAAACGCCCAAAGCATCAACCCCGAGCTGCAAATTCTCAGCCTGTCCTGCCGTACCGGCAGCGGAGTTGATGGGTGGTTAACCTGGCTGACCGATCTGATCCTTGAGCGTAGGCAGCCTTCCGCCGAGTGA
- a CDS encoding hydrogenase maturation nickel metallochaperone HypA — MHELSIAQSVIRSVLNEMNRHRLSSVKKIHLRIGPWSGVLADAVQFNFEVLRVDTPLREAQLIIEEPPPQGECPHCGHAFPMQAMSLRCPQCGCESIRLQGGDDLEIVSLETGE, encoded by the coding sequence ATGCACGAACTTTCCATCGCCCAATCCGTCATCCGGTCCGTCCTGAACGAGATGAACCGGCACCGGCTGAGTTCGGTGAAAAAAATTCATCTGCGCATCGGTCCCTGGAGCGGAGTCCTGGCGGATGCGGTGCAGTTCAATTTCGAGGTGTTGCGTGTCGATACGCCGCTCCGCGAAGCCCAACTGATCATCGAAGAACCTCCGCCTCAGGGCGAATGTCCGCATTGCGGTCACGCCTTTCCCATGCAGGCCATGAGCCTGAGGTGTCCACAATGCGGCTGCGAATCCATCCGCCTGCAGGGCGGGGATGACTTGGAAATTGTATCTCTGGAGACCGGAGAATGA